From Brucella anthropi ATCC 49188:
AACCATTGCGCATATAGACCGGATAAACCGTTTTTTAACCAAGATGAATCAAGTGCTAACACAGTCTCGTCCAATCCGTTTGAAAGGGAGATCCTTTCTTGCGCTGGTACTCTCGCCTGAACTGCCGCTCGATGGCTGGCTCGACAAGCTGGACGATCTTGCAGCCCGTTCCGTGGGTTTCTTTCTGAACCGCCCGATCGTTCTCGATCTGGAGAACGTTTCGATCGAGCGTCCGCAATTGGTTCAATTGCTTGAGGATTTGGTTAAACGTGGTGTCTGGATCACGGGCTTTGAAAATGCGCGGCCCTCTCTGCTGGGGCCAGGCATGCCGCCAGCGATGCGTGGCGGACAACCTGCCGCAGATTTCGACCCGGAGATCACAGAACCGAAGTCGCAGGAGCGCACTCCGGTGGCACCCGCATCGGTACAACTCGTCAAGGCCGTTCCGTCCATGGTGGTTACCGAGCCGGTACGGTCTGGTCAGTCGGTCTACTTTCCGGACGGCGATGTAACGATTGTTGGTTCTGTAGCGTCCGGTGCGGAAGTGGTGGCTGGTGGCTCGATCCACGTTTATGGCGCGCTGCGCGGTCGTGCGATGGCTGGGACAGCCGGAAATGCCGATGCGCGCATTTTCTGTCGCAAGATGGAGGCAGAACTCGTTGCCATCGACGGTCTTTACAAGACGGCCGAAGACATGGAGAGCCGATTGCGCGGACAGGCAGTCCAGCTCTGGCTCGACGGCGATTACATGATGGCCGAAACGCTAAACTAGCATGTTTCCCAAACGGCCGAGCAGCCTTGGGAAAATGCTGGTCCAGACAAATTGTCAGGGCACTTTTGAGTGCTGAAAAAGAAAAGCAGAGCATTTCATATCCCGGGTAACGAATGCTCTGGAGGCGCGCGGGAGATACAGGAGACAAATATGGCAAAAGTGATTGTTGTAACTTCCGGTAAGGGTGGCGTTGGCAAAACGACATCAACCGCTGCAATCGGCGCTGCGCTGGCGCAACGCGGCGAGAAGACAGTCGTTATCGACTTCGATGTTGGTCTGCGTAACCTTGACCTGGTCATGGGAGCAGAACGTCGCGTCGTATTCGATCTGGTCAATGTCATTCAGGGTGATGCAAAGCTTCCGCAGGCTTTGATCCGCGACAAGCGCCTTGAGACACTGTATCTGCTGCCTGCCTCCCAGACGCGCGATAAGGATAACCTGACCACTGATGGCGTCGACCGCGTCATGGAAGATCTCAAGAAAGAGTTCGACTGGATCATTTGCGATAGCCCCGCCGGGATCGAACGCGGTGCCACACTCGCCATGCGTCATGCGGATATGGCTGTGGTTGTCACGAATCCTGAAGTGTCGTCTGTGCGCGATTCCGACCGTATCATCGGTCTGCTGGATGCCAAGACACTCAAGGCCGAACGTGGCGAGCGTGTGGAAAAGCATCTCTTGCTGACCCGTTATGACCCGGTACGCGCCGAGCGCGGCGACATGCTGAAGGTTGATGACGTTCTCGAAATTCTGTCCATTCCGCTTCTGGGTATTATTCCGGAAAGCCAGGACGTTCTGCGGGCATCCAATATTGGTTCCCCCGTAACGCTCGCCGATCAGCGCAGTGCGCCTGCATTGGCTTATCTCGACGCAGCCCGCCGCCTCGCCGGCGAAGAAGTGCCGATGACTGTTCCATCCGAAAAGCGCGGCCTTCTGGGTAAACTTTTCGGAAGGAGAGCGGCATGAGCCTGTTTCGTTTCTTCAGCAAACCTGCTTCCGCGCCGCAAGCGCGAGAACGGTTGCAGGTTCTGCTCGCCCATGAAAGGGCGTCACACGAACATTCCGATCTTGTTGCGGTATTGCGGGAGGAAATTCTCGCCGTTATCGCCAAGCATATCCAGATTGATCGCGACAAGGTCAGCGTGAAAATGGATCGAGGTGACCAGATGTCGACGCTCGAAGTCGATATCGAGCTTCCGTTGAAAACAAAAGCGAAGGTGCGGGCAGCCTGATTAAAGCACAATCCGACCGGAGTGAAACGAAGGTCGATAAGATTATGCTTACAATAGAAAAGGTTAGAGCGCCGATCTGATTTAATCGGATCGAAATGCATTCTAACACCAGTCTTGCGGATAGCCAGAAAGATGGAGGGAAAACCATGAACCGCGGTGCACTTCTCACCAGATTGAAGGAGCTTCAGGAGCTTCCAAAGTTTCAGAAGCGGGATATCTGTACCATAAGCGCTTTCCTGCAGCTTGAGGCACTGGCTGAACATGTCAGAGTCTGCGAAGAGGCAGCGGGCGTTGCACAAACGGGGCAGGATCATTGATCCTGCCTTTTCCTTGTAGGATTGAGCTTTCCTGAACACTCATAGCGTGTGTTCTCGGCAGATCAAGATTGTTGCGTGTTTACGGCACGGCAAAAAACATCTGCAAATAGCAGCCGAGAAAGGCAAGGGCGATCAGCGCCACGATGAGGAACAGGAGCTTCATGCATCATGCATCGCTTAATCGCTGTTCACGTTCAAGAAAACAGATGGTGATTGACGGCAATGGTACAGAAAATATTGCTTCATCCCATTGTTTCCATGTGTTTTTCGAATTGGCGGCTTTCCTCATTTGTTTGAGATAGGCGCAAGCTCCTGTCGTGCCGTCGTCAAAACCGTCTGTGTGAGGCTTGCGAGCCTGTCGGCCGCAAGGCGGTTGACCTGCCAGAACAGGGGAATATCCAGCGGCGTATCCGGGATGAGTTCCACCAGTTTGCCCGACTGCAAATGGTCACCGACCAACTGCACCGGATTCATCCCCCATCCCATGCCTGACAGGCTTGCCTCGACAAAAGCCTGTGTCGAGGGAAGCCAATGTGTCGGGCATGCTATATCGGTTCGGAGGGCAGTGCGCACCCACTGATCCTGCAATCTGTCCTTTTGGTTGAACGTCAGTGCCGGCGCTTTGGCAATAGCATCGTGGGTTATTCCGTCTGGAAAGTGGCGAGCGATGAATTCCGGTGATGCCGTGGCGCGATATTGAAGGATACCAAGCGGGGTTAGACGACAGCCTTGAACTGGTTTTGATAAAGAAGTCACGGCGGCTACGACACGCCCGCGCTGCAGCCATTCGGCAGTGTGATCCTGATCGTCGACCGCAATGTTGAAAAGATATTCCGCTGTCGTGCTGAAATGCGAGATTGCTTTCAGAAACCACGTGCCCAGACTATCAGCGTTGGTCGCTATATGAAGCGTTACGCGCTGTGCAGTATTTTCGCTTCCGGACAGTCCAGGCAACTCTGCCAGAAGTTCGCGTTCGAGCATGCCTACCTGCTCGATATGCCGGCACAACCAGTCTCCTTTTTCGGTCGCCGTGCAAGGAGAGCCTCGCTCAATGAGTACTGCGCCAAGCCGCTCTTCGAGATGTTTGACACGTTGCGAGATTGCTGACGGAGTGACGTTCAACGCTCGTGCGGCTTTCTCAAAACTGCCCGTCTGCACCACCATCGCCACTGCTCTCAAGGCGGAATAGTCGATCATTAGAATTCCTAAACTGGAGTTATTAAGTTTAATTATTCTAATCCTTTAGCATTTGGTATCCAAGTGCCAACTTACTCCCAGATGGCGACCATTTATGAACACTTCAATCTACGTAACCGGCTTTACCATGGGCCTCACCCTCATTGTCGCGATTGGTGCACAAAACGCTTTCGTTCTGCGGCAGGGTTTACGCGATGAGCATGTGTTCGCCGTCAGCCTGGCTTGTGCCGTATCGGATGCCATCCTGATCCTGATAGGTGTGACAAGCTTCCAGAAGATCGCTGCCATCATGCCTGCGCTTGATCCCATCATGCGATATGGCGGTGCAGCTTTTCTGATCTGGTATGGTGCGCGAAGCCTTTACTCCGCTTTCACCTCGTCAGCGGTTCTGGCCACTGCGAACGGGGCGTCCGTGAGCCTTACCAAGACGCTTGCAACCTGTCTGGCACTGACATGGCTCAATCCGCATGTCTATCTGGATACTGTCGTGCTGCTCGGAACGATTTCTACGCAGTTTCCCGGTTTGGAAACGTCGTTCGCGGCGGGGGCTATCACCGCATCCTTCGTGTTTTTCTTTTCGCTTGGCTTCGGTGCCCGCTGGCTGCGCCCGATCTTTGCCCGCCCGTCGTCATGGCGCATTCTTGAAGGCGTCATTGCCGTTACGATGTGGTCTATCGCGCTGAAGCTCGTGACCGGCGTGTAACGATCTCAGGCTATCCAAACTAAAAAGCCGGATGCGTTTACTGCATCCGGCTTTTTAGTTTTTGGAAGAACACACCTAGAGGCCCATAGCCTTCAATTCCTGAAGCGGAGGGATCGTTTCGTACATAACAGGATCGAGGCGGTCCCATATGATTCCGCAGGTTGGCTTGTGCGGGTCCTTCACCTCTATTGTGCGGGTGGGTGTGAAAATCACGTCCGCGACGGTGTCATAGACATCCGGCGTGAGCTTTTCGCTCAGAACCTGACAGTCGTGTACGACAGCGGCAGCAGGCGTCGCTGCAGTGATGCGGCCCAGACGGTAAAGCATACCCCATTCGGCATCGAAGAAGCCATGCCCTTTGCCGAAGCGTACGCCCTCGAGATTGATCGCGCCGGTGCCGGTGACCATGTAATCGACGACTGGCATAGCCGAGATATCTTTCAGCGTGACCGGCTGTCCCACACGCTCCATGCCGTCGAGCGTCGAGGCGTAAAGATAATAATCCGGCGAAATCAGCTTCGGATCGAGAACCCAGAAGCCGCGCTTGATGGAATATGTGGTTATCAGAACGGTCTTGCCGTCTTTCAAAGCCTGAAGACGCAGGCGGTCGAGACAATTATCGGGCGTAATGAAGATGAAATCTGCATTCTGATAATAATGATGGCTTGTCAGCCGGGCTACCGCATCCTCTCCACCTTCAAAATCTGCGATGAACTCGCCGAAGTCGAAATGGAAACGGCTATCCGGGACAGCAACCTTGCGCAACTCGCTCCACACACGTTCGCGAACGGAAGCTTTGTGATCGGTGATTTCCATGGGGACTCCTTGCATTTTAGTCTGCCGGGCTCATGCCGCGGCGTGCGAGCACCTGGCGCTCGCAGAGGGCTACGATTTGATAGAAAATGACGGACAGCATCACGGACACCACGGCAACGGCCCAGATCATGCCGTAGTCGAGATAGCCGCGTGACTGGTTGAGAAGGTTTCCGAGCCCCGTACCCGTTGCCAGCCATTCTGCAATCATGACGCCAAGCAAAGCGCGCGGTACGGCAAGGCGAATGGCAGCGAAGAGATAGGGCAGGGAGGCGGGCACGGATACCAGATGGATTTGTGTCCAGATGCTGGCGCCATAGGCGCGGGGCACATCCAGTGCGGCACGAGGAACCAGTGCCATACCCTGAGCCATAGTCACGAAGGCAGGGAAGAATGTGACTGAGACCGTAATCCAGAGGATGACGGACGGGCCGCGTCCCAATAACAGAACGAGTAGGGGTGTCAGGGCAACGAGTGGCATTGTCTGCGTGACAAGGGCGACAGGCATGAAGCCGCGCACGATGGCAGGCTTGGCGACTGAGGCGATGGCGAGCGCAAAGGCGAAAAGGATGCCTGCTGCCATGCCAAGAAAAGTAAGCGGTAAAGTTTGCGAAAGCGCTGTCAGCAATTTTGCCTGTGCGGGAGCTGCAGACGGAGCGAGGAAAAGATAGTCGAACAGTCCGGCTGGTGTCTTGGCAATCATGGCCGGTGTTCCCATGAAAACGAGCAGCAGCCACCATAAGACGAACGGAAGCGCGATCGAACAAATGACGAGAATAAAGTTTAGGCCGCGAGAGTCGCGCGGGGCAGTGTTTGGAGCGTTGGCTGGGACGGTGATGGCCTTGGTGCTGCCAGTCAGCATTTTTGCAAGAATGGAAAAGAGCGCATAGGCCAATCCTGCGAGCAAGGTAGCGCACAGACCGATACCCCAGAGCCGGGTCGGTTCTGCTCGCCCGAGAGAACCGATCAGATAGGCGCCGAGACCGAAACGCCCACCGCCACCAAACTCAGCCAGAATGGAGCCTAGAACCGCATTGGGAGCGGCAATACGCAGACCGGCAAGGATTGACGGCAGAGCGGATCGCAATTGGGCCAGACGCAGCACTTTCCATCGGTTGCCACCATAGGCACGAACAATATCCACCATACGGCGGTCCGTCTGGCTGATGCCAGTCATGGTGGCGGCCATGGTGATGAAATAACAACCAAGTGCCGCCAGCGTGATACGCGGCGTCATTCCTGAAAAAGTCAGAACCAGAATAGGCGAGATGGCAATTGGAGGCAGTGCAAAAATCGCGATGTTGACGCCCCGACCCAGTTTCGCGGCAGCTGGAAAGAGGGCGAACAGAATGCCTGCAGCTACGGCAACAAGGTTTCCGATGACAAAGCCAGCACCAGCGCCCTGAAGTGTCGCTAGTATATGAGCTGGATAATCGGCACGGTCGATCCACAGACGGGCCAGGACCGCCGAAGGTGCTGGCAAGGCGCCGCCTGCAATCAGGGAAAAGCGGCCACAAATCTCCCAGACTGCAAGAAGAATAACCCAGTTGCGCAAGGTGGAGAGATGGGTTGATGGCTTCATGTCAGCCATGCAAAGCCTCCGCGACAGCGTCCTCCAGCGCATGGAATTGCGACGTGCTGAATATTTCGGGGCTGCGTGGGCGTTCCAGCGGAATATTGATGATCTTCGCGATGCGTCCGGGGCGACTGTGCATCACCACGATCCGGTCGGCGAGGAAAACCGCTTCGTCTATGCCATGGGTGACAAGTAGGGTGGTGGCCTTGCTTTCAAGCCATATGCGTTGAAGCTCAATGTTCATCTGGCGGCGCAATATCTGGTCGAGTGCGCCGAAAGGCTCGTCGAGAAACAGAACGCGCGGATCGGTGACCAGAGAGCGGGCAATTGCCACACGCTGGCGCATGCCGCCGGAAAGCTCACCCGGAAGTGCTTTTTCGAAGCCTTTGAGGCCAACAAGGGCGATCAATTCGGCAATCCGGTCGGTCTTTGCTGAACGAGACAGGCCAAGCACATCCAACGGTAAGGCAATATTGTCTTCGACATTGCGCCAAGGCATGAGCGCCGCATCCTGAAAAGCCACACCGGTCAGTCCGGCCTTTGCGGCCTCTACAGGGCTTTTGCCCATGACTGAAATCGAGCCGTTATCAGGCTGATCGAGACCGAGTGCCAACCGCAACATGGTCGACTTGCCACAACCGGACGGTCCGATGAGTGCAGTGAACGAGCCGGTGGGGCATTCGAGCGAGACATCGGATAGCGCAACTACATTCGTGCCGCGCCCCGAAAAGGAGCGCGTCACATTTTCAAGTTTGATACCGGACATATCAGGCATCAAATCTCTTCAAGAAGCGTTGTGTCGAAATGATCGCGCTTGGCGGCGATGCCAATCGTACCGAGCGCCTTGATCGTGTTCTCGATGGCTTCTTCGCTCATGGAGAATACACCATTCGGTGTCTCGATCAGCGGCTTCTGCGCCGTGTTGAAATAGACTTCGTTTTCGATCGAGCGGCCGGTGCCCTTGAACCAGCTGTCGGCAAATTTTGGTGGGTAGGCTGCTGGGTCCTTGAGGTTTTCATCCCAGCCCTTGCGGCTTGCGCGAAGGAAAGCAACGAGATCCTTGCGCTTTGTCTTGAGTGTTTCTTCCGTAACGACAACCGTATCGTTGAAGATCGTAAAGCCAAAATCATAGAGCAGGAAGGAAACTGCCTCTTCGCCAGCCTGCTTGATGGTGAAAGGAACATTGGTCGTAAAATCGAGTGAAGCGTCGATTTCACCCTTGATGAGCGGCGTCGGATCATAGGCGTAAGGAACGATGTTGACTTGAGAAGGCTCTATGCCCGAAATCTTCAGCATGGCTTCAACCGAGATGACGTTGACCGGCGGCACAGCCAGCGTTTTGCCGATCAGGTCCTTTGGCTCCCTGATCGGGTTCTTGGCCAGCGAAATAATACCGATTGGGTTCTTCTGATACTGGGCGCCGATGATTTTGAAAGGCGCACCCTGTTCGACGATGGCCTTGATCGTCGTGTCGGGGGTGGTGAGGGTCAGATCGGCCTTGCCCGCAATGATCGTGCTTTCCGGAATGACGTCGGGACCACCGGAGATATAGTTCAGGTCGAGGCCTTCTTCGCGATAGAAGCCCTTGTCGACTGCAATGAAATAGCCGCTGAATTCCGCATCATTGATCCAGGAAGCCTGAAAGTTGAATGGTGTATCCGCAGAGGCAAAACGGCTCATGGCTGGCAGAGCGGCTGCGGCGCCCATCAGTCCGAGAAAACGACGGCGATCCAGGGCAATATTCATTGAATTTTCCTTTTGGTGCTGAACTGTCAGGCAATGCCGCGCATGCGCGCAAGCTCACGCAGCGGGGGGATGGACTGGATTTCTTCGGCTGAAACGTCGTTCCAGCGAATACCACGCG
This genomic window contains:
- the minC gene encoding septum site-determining protein MinC → MNQVLTQSRPIRLKGRSFLALVLSPELPLDGWLDKLDDLAARSVGFFLNRPIVLDLENVSIERPQLVQLLEDLVKRGVWITGFENARPSLLGPGMPPAMRGGQPAADFDPEITEPKSQERTPVAPASVQLVKAVPSMVVTEPVRSGQSVYFPDGDVTIVGSVASGAEVVAGGSIHVYGALRGRAMAGTAGNADARIFCRKMEAELVAIDGLYKTAEDMESRLRGQAVQLWLDGDYMMAETLN
- the minD gene encoding septum site-determining protein MinD — its product is MAKVIVVTSGKGGVGKTTSTAAIGAALAQRGEKTVVIDFDVGLRNLDLVMGAERRVVFDLVNVIQGDAKLPQALIRDKRLETLYLLPASQTRDKDNLTTDGVDRVMEDLKKEFDWIICDSPAGIERGATLAMRHADMAVVVTNPEVSSVRDSDRIIGLLDAKTLKAERGERVEKHLLLTRYDPVRAERGDMLKVDDVLEILSIPLLGIIPESQDVLRASNIGSPVTLADQRSAPALAYLDAARRLAGEEVPMTVPSEKRGLLGKLFGRRAA
- the minE gene encoding cell division topological specificity factor MinE → MSLFRFFSKPASAPQARERLQVLLAHERASHEHSDLVAVLREEILAVIAKHIQIDRDKVSVKMDRGDQMSTLEVDIELPLKTKAKVRAA
- a CDS encoding LysR family transcriptional regulator ArgP; amino-acid sequence: MIDYSALRAVAMVVQTGSFEKAARALNVTPSAISQRVKHLEERLGAVLIERGSPCTATEKGDWLCRHIEQVGMLERELLAELPGLSGSENTAQRVTLHIATNADSLGTWFLKAISHFSTTAEYLFNIAVDDQDHTAEWLQRGRVVAAVTSLSKPVQGCRLTPLGILQYRATASPEFIARHFPDGITHDAIAKAPALTFNQKDRLQDQWVRTALRTDIACPTHWLPSTQAFVEASLSGMGWGMNPVQLVGDHLQSGKLVELIPDTPLDIPLFWQVNRLAADRLASLTQTVLTTARQELAPISNK
- a CDS encoding LysE/ArgO family amino acid transporter, with the translated sequence MNTSIYVTGFTMGLTLIVAIGAQNAFVLRQGLRDEHVFAVSLACAVSDAILILIGVTSFQKIAAIMPALDPIMRYGGAAFLIWYGARSLYSAFTSSAVLATANGASVSLTKTLATCLALTWLNPHVYLDTVVLLGTISTQFPGLETSFAAGAITASFVFFFSLGFGARWLRPIFARPSSWRILEGVIAVTMWSIALKLVTGV
- a CDS encoding 5-formyltetrahydrofolate cyclo-ligase, which produces MEITDHKASVRERVWSELRKVAVPDSRFHFDFGEFIADFEGGEDAVARLTSHHYYQNADFIFITPDNCLDRLRLQALKDGKTVLITTYSIKRGFWVLDPKLISPDYYLYASTLDGMERVGQPVTLKDISAMPVVDYMVTGTGAINLEGVRFGKGHGFFDAEWGMLYRLGRITAATPAAAVVHDCQVLSEKLTPDVYDTVADVIFTPTRTIEVKDPHKPTCGIIWDRLDPVMYETIPPLQELKAMGL
- a CDS encoding ABC transporter permease; translation: MADMKPSTHLSTLRNWVILLAVWEICGRFSLIAGGALPAPSAVLARLWIDRADYPAHILATLQGAGAGFVIGNLVAVAAGILFALFPAAAKLGRGVNIAIFALPPIAISPILVLTFSGMTPRITLAALGCYFITMAATMTGISQTDRRMVDIVRAYGGNRWKVLRLAQLRSALPSILAGLRIAAPNAVLGSILAEFGGGGRFGLGAYLIGSLGRAEPTRLWGIGLCATLLAGLAYALFSILAKMLTGSTKAITVPANAPNTAPRDSRGLNFILVICSIALPFVLWWLLLVFMGTPAMIAKTPAGLFDYLFLAPSAAPAQAKLLTALSQTLPLTFLGMAAGILFAFALAIASVAKPAIVRGFMPVALVTQTMPLVALTPLLVLLLGRGPSVILWITVSVTFFPAFVTMAQGMALVPRAALDVPRAYGASIWTQIHLVSVPASLPYLFAAIRLAVPRALLGVMIAEWLATGTGLGNLLNQSRGYLDYGMIWAVAVVSVMLSVIFYQIVALCERQVLARRGMSPAD
- a CDS encoding ABC transporter ATP-binding protein, with product MPDMSGIKLENVTRSFSGRGTNVVALSDVSLECPTGSFTALIGPSGCGKSTMLRLALGLDQPDNGSISVMGKSPVEAAKAGLTGVAFQDAALMPWRNVEDNIALPLDVLGLSRSAKTDRIAELIALVGLKGFEKALPGELSGGMRQRVAIARSLVTDPRVLFLDEPFGALDQILRRQMNIELQRIWLESKATTLLVTHGIDEAVFLADRIVVMHSRPGRIAKIINIPLERPRSPEIFSTSQFHALEDAVAEALHG
- a CDS encoding ABC transporter substrate-binding protein, which codes for MNIALDRRRFLGLMGAAAALPAMSRFASADTPFNFQASWINDAEFSGYFIAVDKGFYREEGLDLNYISGGPDVIPESTIIAGKADLTLTTPDTTIKAIVEQGAPFKIIGAQYQKNPIGIISLAKNPIREPKDLIGKTLAVPPVNVISVEAMLKISGIEPSQVNIVPYAYDPTPLIKGEIDASLDFTTNVPFTIKQAGEEAVSFLLYDFGFTIFNDTVVVTEETLKTKRKDLVAFLRASRKGWDENLKDPAAYPPKFADSWFKGTGRSIENEVYFNTAQKPLIETPNGVFSMSEEAIENTIKALGTIGIAAKRDHFDTTLLEEI